In one window of Leifsonia sp. Root112D2 DNA:
- a CDS encoding amino acid ABC transporter permease, translated as MSIIGVVVILAGIAWVIYTLAAPRTIANGAVLSGLFDPTRLDILSDPQLWLAVWRGLLATLQMAAVAAVLALAVGILFSFARTARSAWIRVPIAVLLEFFRGMPVLLMMLFILLVFSTGSFWAGVAALAIYNGALIGEILRAGIQSLPKGQREAGLAIGLSSTRTRMMIEFPQAFRQMLPILIAQMVVLLKDTSLAYVVGYAELLRTVTNLQNFFGNRYLFTLFFIVLVIYLGVNLLLSWLARIVSRRTGARSPRAMTATPADLAPMSEVNKGRSAH; from the coding sequence GTGTCGATCATCGGTGTCGTAGTGATCCTCGCCGGTATCGCCTGGGTGATCTACACGCTGGCGGCGCCGCGAACGATTGCCAACGGTGCGGTGCTTTCCGGATTGTTCGATCCGACCCGCCTCGACATCCTTTCTGACCCCCAACTCTGGCTCGCTGTCTGGAGAGGATTGCTCGCGACGCTCCAGATGGCGGCCGTCGCCGCGGTGCTCGCGCTCGCGGTGGGAATCCTGTTCTCTTTCGCGCGCACGGCGCGAAGTGCCTGGATTCGTGTTCCCATTGCGGTGTTGCTTGAATTCTTCCGCGGCATGCCCGTCCTGCTGATGATGTTGTTCATCCTGCTCGTGTTCTCGACGGGTTCATTCTGGGCGGGTGTCGCTGCTCTCGCCATCTACAACGGTGCTCTCATCGGTGAGATCCTGCGTGCAGGCATCCAATCTCTGCCGAAGGGGCAACGTGAGGCGGGCCTTGCAATTGGGCTGTCGTCAACACGCACGCGAATGATGATTGAGTTTCCGCAGGCATTCCGTCAGATGCTGCCGATACTCATCGCGCAAATGGTGGTCCTGCTCAAGGACACGTCTCTGGCATATGTCGTCGGCTATGCGGAACTGCTGCGCACGGTGACCAATCTTCAGAACTTCTTCGGTAATCGCTATCTGTTCACCCTGTTCTTCATAGTGCTCGTGATTTACCTCGGTGTGAACCTGCTGCTTTCGTGGTTGGCCCGCATCGTCTCGCGGCGCACCGGGGCACGTTCGCCACGCGCGATGACCGCCACGCCGGCTGATCTCGCGCCGATGTCCGAAGTAAACAAGGGTCGCAGCGCCCACTAA